TCGGCACCCTGGTGGACCAGGACGGCGGGCGCATCTACCTCGACCACTTGTCTGCACTGCCCGCCGACACGCGCCGGGTGTGGCTGGTGAGCAGCAACGAAGCGCCCGATGAATTCGCGCCGTTGCCAGGCGGCTGGCGCGAACTCAGCCGCCAGGAGGGCGGCGGGGCGAGGGCGAGGTTGTTCGTGCTGTGCAACGTACCCGCACCGCAACCCGAAGGCTGCCGCTAGACTTTCCCCAACCTGCTTATGAGGAGCCCACCATGGAATCGCCCGTACACAGCCTGCCAGCCTTGTTCAAACAGCTGGGCCTGCCGGATGACCCGGTCAGTATCGAGCAATTCATCGCGGTTCATTCACCGCTCAAGCCCGAATTGAAACTGGCGGATGCGTTTTTCTGGAGCGATAGCCAGAGGGCGTTTTTGCGTGAGGAAATTCTGGAGGATGCGGATTGGGCAGTGGTGGTGGATGAGTTGAATGTGATGTTGCGGGGCGGGCGAGGGATGTAACAGATGATCGTCCCAACGCTATGTGGGAGGGGGCTTGCCCCCGATAGCGGTGGGTCATTCAGCAGGTTGTCGACTGGTTCACCGCAATCGAGGCAAGCCCCCTCCCACATTTTTTGACCGCTCCACTCATCCGCGAAAGTGTTTCAAAACTTGACGATCCTCCGGTCATCCACCATATTGATAGTTAGCAAACTAACTGTATGCGAACTATCCCGTGTCTCATTCCCTCGAACAACTCCAGATGAACCTCAGCAGCAGCATGGTGGTGGGCGCCCGTAACTGGCGCAAAATCTGCCAGACCACGCTGGTGAGCTATGGCATCTCCGAAGCCTGCGCCGTGCCGCTGTTGATGATCGGCCGTTTGGGCGACGGTGTGCACCAGGTCAAGGTGGCCCAGGCATCCGGCATGGAGAGCCCGTCGCTGGTGCGCTTGCTCGACCGGCTGTGCAATGACGGCTATGTGTGCCGCACCGAAGACATCCACGACCGTCGCGCGAAAGCCCTGAGCCTCACCGAGCGCGGCCGTGAGCTGGTGCAGGCGGTGGAAGCGCAACTGGTGCGCCTGCGCAAGGAAGTTCTGGTGGATATTGCCGCCACCGACCTGGAAGCCGCACTGCGCGTGCTGCGGGCCTTCGAAGCGGCCGAGGCGGTTGCGCCTTGAACGGGTTCTTTACCGGCTTTCCGCCCGCGCGCGACTGGTTCTACGGCGTGCGTACGTTCGCCGCCTCGATGATCGCGCTGTACATCGCCATGCTCATGCAAATGCCGCGTCCCTACTGGGCGATGGCCACGGTGTATATCGTCTCCAGCCCCTTTGTCGGCCCCACCAGCTCCAAAGCGTTGTACCGCGCCATCGGCACCTTGATGGGCGCGGCGGCGGCGGTGTTTTTTGTGCCGATGTTCGTGCAGTCGCCCTATATTCTGGTGGTGGTGATCGCCCTGTGGACGGGCACCTTGCTGTTCCTCTCCCTGCACCTGCGCACCGCCAATAACTACGCCTTGATGCTGGCCGGCTACACTTTGCCGCTGATCGCCCTGCCGGTAGTGGATAACCCGCTGGCGGTGTGGGATGTGGCTGAGGCGCGTACCGAAGAAATCTTCCTCGGCATCGCCGTGGCTGCCGTGGTGGGCGCAATGTTCTGGCCGCGTCGCCTGATGCCGGTGTTCGATGGCTCGGTGGCCAAGTGGTTTACCGACGCCCAGGTCTACAGCCAGCGCTTTCTCACCCGCGATGTGGACCCGGAAGCGGTCAGCAGCCTGCGCGGCGGCATGGTTGCCACCTTCAACACCCTCGAATTGATGATCGGCCAGTTGCCCCACGAAGGCGCGCGGCCGCAGACGGTGCGCAACACCAAGGAACTGCGCGGGCGCATGATTCACCTGTTGCCGGTGATCGACGCCCTGGACGATGCGGTGTACGCCATCGAACACCGCGCCCCGGAGTTTCTCGATCAGCTCACACCGCTGCTCAAAGAGGCCAACGCCTGGCTCGACAGCACCACCCAGGCCGCACCTCTTGAACGCTGGCGCGAACTGCGCGACAAGATCGACGCCGCGCAACCCCAGGGCGAAGCGCTGGACGACCGCCACACGCTGCTGTTCTCCAACGCCCTGTACCGCCTCGGCGAATGGGTCGACCTGTGGCAAGACTGCCGCACCCTGCAAGCCGCCATCGGGTGCGAAAGCCAGGACACCTGGCGCGCCGTGTACCGTCACTGGCGCCTGGGCCGGCTCACGCCCTTCCTCGACCGTGGCCTGATGTTCTACTCGGCGTTTTCCACCGTCACCGCGATCATCGTCGCCTCCGTGCTCTGGATCCTGCTGGGCTGGACCGACGGCGGCAGCGCGGTGATCCTGGCCGCCGTCGCGTGCAGCTTTTTCGCCTCGATGGACGACCCCGCGCCGCAGATCTACCGGTTCTTTTTCTGGACCGCGATGTCGGTGCTGCTGGCCAGCCTGTACCTGTTCCTGGTGCTGCCCAACCTGCACGATTTCCCCATGCTGGTGCTGGCGTTCGCCGTGCCGTTCATCTGCATCGGCACTCTCACCGTGCAGCCACGGTTTTACCTGGGCATGCTACTGACGCTGGTCAACACCTCATCGTTCATCAGCATCCAGGGCGCCTATGACGCCGATTTTCTCAACTTCGCCAACGTCAACCTGGCCGGCCCGGTTGGCCTGCTGTTTGCCTTTATCTGGACCCTGATTGCGCGGCCTTTCGGTGCGGAACTGGCGGCCAAGCGCCTGACCCGTTTCAGCTGGCGCGACATCGTCAGCCTTACCGAACCTGCGACCCTGGCCGAACACCGGCACATGGCCGCGCAAATGCTCGACCGCCTGATGCAGCACCTGCCGCGCCTGGCCCTTACCGGCCAGGACACCGGCACCGCCCTGCGCGACCTGCGCGTGGCGCTGAACCTGCTCGATCTGCTCGCCTATTCGCCGCGCATCCTCGGCGTACCTCGTGTGCTGCTCAACCAGGTGGTCGAAGGCGTGGGCGGTTATTTCAAGGCCTGCCTCAAGGCCGGTGAACGCTTGCCTGCGCCCAGCGGTCTGCTGATGACCCTGGACCGCACGCGCCGCGCCCTCAACGGCCAAGGCCTGCAAGACGACGGCGACACGCGCCTGCACCTGCTGCACGCCCTGGCCGGGCTGCGCCTGGCACTGCTGCCTGGCGTGGAATTCATTGGCGGTACAGAGATGCAAGCGCCGTTACCGGATGGAGCGCCTTTATGATCGGTGACCTGGATATCAGCGGTGTCTTCCTGCCCACGCTGCTGGTGCTGATGGGCATTACGTATGTGTTGTTTCTGGTGGTGCACGGGTTGTTGACGCGCATGCACTTCTATCGCCTGGTCTGGCACCGGGCATTGTTCAATGTGGGGCTCTACGCGCTGTTGCTGGGCGCGGTGGACTCACTCAGTCGATACCTGATGACATGAAAAAACCTTTTTTGACCATCGGCCGTGTAGTCCTGACGTTGCTGATCGTGAGTTTCGCGGTCGTCGTTGTGTGGCGCATGGTCATGTACTACATGTTTGCACCCTGGACCCGTGACGGGCACATCCGCGCCGACATCGTGCAGATCGCCCCGGACGTGTCCGGGCTGATCCAGCGGGTGGACGTGCGCGATAACCAGCTGGTGACCAAGGGCCAGGTGCTGTTCGCCGTCGACCAGGACCGCTTCAAGCTGGCCCTGCGCCAGGCCCAGGCCGCCGTCGCCGATCGTCAGGAAACCCTGGCCCAGGCCCAGCGCGAGTACAAGCGTAACCGTGGCCTGGGCAACCTGGTGCCCAGCGAGCAACTGGAAGAAAGCCAGTCCCGCGTGGCGCGTGCCCAGTCAGCCCTGGCCGAGGCGCAAGTGACGGTGGATTCGGCGCAGCTCAACCTCGACCGCTCGGTGATCCGCAGCCCGGTGGACGGCTACGTCAACGACCGCGCGCCGCGCACCCAGGAATTCGTCACCGCCGGGCGCCCGGTGCTGTCGGTGGTGGACAGCAATTCCTTCCATATCGACGGCTACTTCGAAGAGACCAAGCTCGACGGCATCCGCGTCGGCATGGGTGTGGATATCCGCGTGATCGGCGACAACGCCCGTCTGCATGGGCATGTGCAAAGCATCGTCGCCGGTATCGAAGACCGCGACCGCAGCAGCGGCTCCAACCTGCTGCCCAACGTCAACCCGGCGTTCAGCTGGGTGCGCCTGGCCCAGCGGATTCCCGTGCGTATCGCCTTTGACGATGTGCCGGCGGACTTTCGCATGATCGCCGGGCGGACGGCGACGGTGTCGATCATCGACGACAAGGCCAACGACGGAGCCCAGCCATGAAGCAACTGCTGGCCGCCGCTGCGCTGGGGGTGTTGCTGTCGGCCTGCCAGGCGGTAGGCCCGGACTACTCGCTGCCGGACACTGCCGCCATGAACCGGGGCGACCTGCAAGGCGCCATCGCGGGGCAGGGTAAGAATGTGGTGTCGGCGCCCGTGCCGACGGACTGGTGGAAGCTCTACAACGACCCGCGCCTGGATGAGCTGGTGCGCCAGGCCATGGCCTCCAACACCGACCTGCGCGTGGCCGCCGCCAACCTGCAACGCGCGCGCTACCAGACCCAGCAGGCCGAATCCGCAGGCGGCTGGAGCGCCGGCGCCAAGGCCGAAGCGCAGCGCCTGCAAGAATCCGGCGAAGCCTTCTTGCTGGCCGACAAAGTGCCGGTGGACAACATCGGCAGCGTGGGCATCACCACCTCGTACCAATTCGACCTGTTCGGCACCTTGCAGCGCGGCATCGAAAGCGCCCAGGCCAGCGCCGATGCGGCCCAGGCGGCCGCCGATATCGCGCGCATTACCCTGGTGGCCGATGTGGTGCGTTCCTACACCCAGGTTTGCGCGGCCAACGAAGAGCTGGCAATCGCCAACCAATCCCTCGACCTGCAAGCGCAAAGCACCCAGCTCACCCAGCGCCTGCGCGACGCCGGGCGTGGCGATGAAACCCAGGTGACGCGCTCGCAAACCCAATACAAATCTCTGCGTGCCGAGATGCCGCGCTACGAAGCGGCGCGCCAGGCGGGGCTGTTCCGTTTGTCGATGCTGCTGGCCAAACCGCTTGATCAGCTGCCGGCCGGTACCGGCAATTGCGCCGAGCTGCCGCACATCGCTCAGCTGTTGCCGGTGGGCGACGG
Above is a genomic segment from Pseudomonas sp. R5-89-07 containing:
- a CDS encoding DUF2789 domain-containing protein, whose protein sequence is MESPVHSLPALFKQLGLPDDPVSIEQFIAVHSPLKPELKLADAFFWSDSQRAFLREEILEDADWAVVVDELNVMLRGGRGM
- a CDS encoding MarR family winged helix-turn-helix transcriptional regulator encodes the protein MNLSSSMVVGARNWRKICQTTLVSYGISEACAVPLLMIGRLGDGVHQVKVAQASGMESPSLVRLLDRLCNDGYVCRTEDIHDRRAKALSLTERGRELVQAVEAQLVRLRKEVLVDIAATDLEAALRVLRAFEAAEAVAP
- a CDS encoding FUSC family protein, with the protein product MNGFFTGFPPARDWFYGVRTFAASMIALYIAMLMQMPRPYWAMATVYIVSSPFVGPTSSKALYRAIGTLMGAAAAVFFVPMFVQSPYILVVVIALWTGTLLFLSLHLRTANNYALMLAGYTLPLIALPVVDNPLAVWDVAEARTEEIFLGIAVAAVVGAMFWPRRLMPVFDGSVAKWFTDAQVYSQRFLTRDVDPEAVSSLRGGMVATFNTLELMIGQLPHEGARPQTVRNTKELRGRMIHLLPVIDALDDAVYAIEHRAPEFLDQLTPLLKEANAWLDSTTQAAPLERWRELRDKIDAAQPQGEALDDRHTLLFSNALYRLGEWVDLWQDCRTLQAAIGCESQDTWRAVYRHWRLGRLTPFLDRGLMFYSAFSTVTAIIVASVLWILLGWTDGGSAVILAAVACSFFASMDDPAPQIYRFFFWTAMSVLLASLYLFLVLPNLHDFPMLVLAFAVPFICIGTLTVQPRFYLGMLLTLVNTSSFISIQGAYDADFLNFANVNLAGPVGLLFAFIWTLIARPFGAELAAKRLTRFSWRDIVSLTEPATLAEHRHMAAQMLDRLMQHLPRLALTGQDTGTALRDLRVALNLLDLLAYSPRILGVPRVLLNQVVEGVGGYFKACLKAGERLPAPSGLLMTLDRTRRALNGQGLQDDGDTRLHLLHALAGLRLALLPGVEFIGGTEMQAPLPDGAPL
- a CDS encoding DUF1656 domain-containing protein, which translates into the protein MIGDLDISGVFLPTLLVLMGITYVLFLVVHGLLTRMHFYRLVWHRALFNVGLYALLLGAVDSLSRYLMT
- a CDS encoding efflux RND transporter periplasmic adaptor subunit → MKKPFLTIGRVVLTLLIVSFAVVVVWRMVMYYMFAPWTRDGHIRADIVQIAPDVSGLIQRVDVRDNQLVTKGQVLFAVDQDRFKLALRQAQAAVADRQETLAQAQREYKRNRGLGNLVPSEQLEESQSRVARAQSALAEAQVTVDSAQLNLDRSVIRSPVDGYVNDRAPRTQEFVTAGRPVLSVVDSNSFHIDGYFEETKLDGIRVGMGVDIRVIGDNARLHGHVQSIVAGIEDRDRSSGSNLLPNVNPAFSWVRLAQRIPVRIAFDDVPADFRMIAGRTATVSIIDDKANDGAQP
- a CDS encoding efflux transporter outer membrane subunit, with the translated sequence MKQLLAAAALGVLLSACQAVGPDYSLPDTAAMNRGDLQGAIAGQGKNVVSAPVPTDWWKLYNDPRLDELVRQAMASNTDLRVAAANLQRARYQTQQAESAGGWSAGAKAEAQRLQESGEAFLLADKVPVDNIGSVGITTSYQFDLFGTLQRGIESAQASADAAQAAADIARITLVADVVRSYTQVCAANEELAIANQSLDLQAQSTQLTQRLRDAGRGDETQVTRSQTQYKSLRAEMPRYEAARQAGLFRLSMLLAKPLDQLPAGTGNCAELPHIAQLLPVGDGAALLKRRPDVRQAERQLAAATARIGVATGALYPDIAIGATVGTVGLLDNLGQPATNRWGFGPMISWTVPTNGARARIHEAEAATQGALAHFDGVVLNAIRETQTGLAQYTAMLQRREALADAERSAREAADQTHRFFQAGRESFLADLQATRTYTTMRAQLAAANTQVAMSQIDLFLALGGGWESGRTHAVKPGKP